The following proteins are co-located in the Desulfonatronum thiodismutans genome:
- the pyrE gene encoding orotate phosphoribosyltransferase, which yields MNEWRKQLAGLLMAKSYLEKDVVLTSGKRSNYYFDCKQTALHPDGAFLIGSLFVRMLQAEPLHGVAGMTLGADPLVTATSLVARTEGLSWPAMIVRKEAKGHGTASYLEGLVNFQPGDRIAVLEDVATTGGSALKACQRLTDAGFVVHRVCCILDREEGAAEALAAADIPFTALYTRSQLLHEADA from the coding sequence GTGAACGAATGGCGCAAACAACTGGCCGGCCTGCTGATGGCCAAATCCTATCTGGAAAAGGACGTGGTCCTGACATCCGGCAAGCGCAGCAACTATTACTTCGACTGCAAGCAAACGGCTTTGCATCCGGATGGGGCCTTCCTGATCGGCAGCCTGTTCGTCCGGATGCTGCAAGCGGAACCCCTTCACGGGGTTGCCGGAATGACCCTGGGCGCGGATCCGCTGGTCACCGCCACCTCCCTGGTCGCCCGGACTGAAGGGCTTTCCTGGCCAGCCATGATCGTGCGCAAGGAAGCCAAGGGGCATGGTACGGCCAGCTACCTGGAAGGCCTGGTCAATTTTCAGCCCGGCGACCGGATCGCCGTGCTGGAGGACGTGGCCACCACCGGAGGCAGCGCTCTCAAGGCCTGCCAAAGGCTGACGGATGCCGGATTCGTCGTGCATCGGGTCTGCTGCATCCTGGACCGCGAGGAAGGCGCCGCCGAGGCCCTTGCCGCGGCCGACATTCCTTTCACAGCCCTTTATACACGGAGCCAGTTGCTGCATGAGGCCGACGCGTAG
- a CDS encoding DUF362 domain-containing protein, producing the protein MPSDVFFWNLRATRKAAYDVRLRRLFKAGGVSDVVRSGDLTAVKMHFGESGVTGFITPTWVRPIVAFLRKLGARPFLTDTNTLYVGQRGEAVSHGMLAAEHGFDPLLLQAPVIIADGLNSRNEVSVPFPGKHVLEAHLAGDILAADSLLTLSHFKGHELAGIGGSLKNLAMGCATRRGKMHQHGCLAPMLHADNCKGCGVCVEVCASGALRVRPEGKVELNPELCVGCGACLHVCREKCLAVDWKTDVTAFVERMMEYAAAVLRAMEKPQRPSSTCVHVSFVTQVTPQCDCAGYSDKPVCPDIGVLVSRDPVALDQACLDIVNAAPPLHPSHLPPDIRPGDDKFRAMHPHVPEGYGLGYAESLGIGTRSYVVREI; encoded by the coding sequence ATGCCCAGCGACGTTTTCTTCTGGAACCTGCGCGCGACGCGCAAGGCCGCGTACGACGTCCGTCTGCGCCGACTGTTCAAGGCAGGCGGCGTGTCCGACGTGGTGCGATCCGGGGATCTGACCGCGGTGAAGATGCACTTCGGCGAATCCGGCGTGACCGGGTTCATCACCCCGACCTGGGTGCGGCCCATTGTCGCGTTTCTGCGCAAACTCGGGGCCAGGCCGTTTTTGACCGACACCAACACCCTGTATGTCGGACAGCGCGGCGAGGCTGTTTCCCACGGCATGCTGGCCGCGGAGCACGGGTTTGATCCGTTGCTGCTCCAGGCTCCGGTAATCATTGCCGACGGGTTGAACAGCCGCAACGAAGTCTCCGTGCCGTTTCCGGGCAAGCATGTGCTGGAGGCGCATCTGGCCGGAGATATCCTGGCCGCGGATTCTTTGCTGACTCTGTCCCACTTCAAGGGCCACGAACTGGCTGGCATCGGCGGCAGCCTGAAAAATCTGGCCATGGGCTGCGCCACCCGCCGGGGCAAAATGCACCAGCACGGCTGCCTGGCGCCCATGCTCCACGCGGACAACTGCAAGGGCTGCGGGGTCTGCGTCGAGGTTTGCGCGTCTGGTGCACTTCGCGTTCGTCCAGAAGGCAAGGTCGAACTGAATCCGGAGTTGTGCGTCGGCTGCGGGGCCTGTCTGCATGTCTGCCGGGAGAAATGTCTGGCCGTGGACTGGAAGACCGACGTGACCGCGTTCGTGGAACGGATGATGGAGTACGCAGCAGCGGTGCTCCGGGCCATGGAGAAGCCGCAACGCCCCTCTTCGACCTGTGTCCACGTGAGCTTCGTGACCCAGGTCACGCCTCAGTGCGACTGCGCCGGATACAGCGACAAGCCGGTGTGCCCGGATATCGGGGTCCTGGTTTCCCGTGACCCGGTGGCCCTGGACCAGGCCTGCCTGGACATAGTCAACGCGGCTCCGCCCCTGCATCCCAGTCATCTTCCGCCGGACATCCGGCCCGGGGATGACAAGTTCAGGGCCATGCATCCTCATGTTCCGGAGGGTTACGGACTCGGGTACGCGGAGAGCCTGGGCATTGGGACGCGGAGTTATGTCGTCCGAGAGATTTGA
- a CDS encoding homocysteine biosynthesis protein, with amino-acid sequence MSEPKKVKKTIREINDRISKGKAVVLTAREMIDAVKSMGKVKAAREVDVVTTGTFSPMCSSGLLFNIGQPEPPLIKASKVWLNDVPAYGGLAAVDAYLGVTEPAEDDPLNKVFPGRFKYGGGHVIEDLLRGEKVRLRATGYGTDCYPRKTLEREYALGDFRSADLLNPRNAYQNYNCAVNFGEKVIYTYMGPLKPRCANANYATSGALSPLFNDPFFRTIGLGTKIFLGGGTGWVIGAGTQHNPKPQRTERGLPLTPSGTLMVKGDLKGMQARYLRGISFLGYGCSLNVGLGIPIPILDEEIAWFTGVSDADIMVPVVDYGHDYPNGVARNHGHVSYAELRSGTIRVNDRDTATVPLTSYTLSLEIAQTLKQWIEKGAFTLGEPQERILSE; translated from the coding sequence ATGAGCGAACCGAAGAAGGTCAAGAAAACCATCCGGGAGATCAACGACCGGATCAGCAAGGGCAAGGCCGTGGTGCTTACGGCCAGGGAAATGATCGACGCCGTGAAATCCATGGGCAAGGTCAAGGCGGCCCGGGAAGTGGACGTGGTCACCACGGGCACCTTTTCCCCCATGTGTTCCTCGGGTCTGCTTTTCAACATCGGCCAGCCCGAGCCGCCGCTGATCAAGGCGTCCAAGGTCTGGCTGAACGATGTCCCGGCGTACGGCGGACTGGCCGCGGTGGACGCGTATCTCGGGGTCACCGAGCCGGCGGAGGATGATCCGCTGAACAAGGTCTTTCCGGGCCGGTTCAAATACGGCGGCGGCCATGTGATCGAGGATCTGCTCCGAGGCGAGAAGGTCCGGTTGCGCGCGACGGGTTATGGAACGGACTGCTACCCCCGCAAGACCCTGGAGCGGGAATACGCCCTGGGAGACTTTCGCAGCGCGGACCTGCTCAACCCCCGCAACGCCTACCAGAACTACAACTGCGCGGTGAACTTCGGCGAAAAGGTCATCTATACCTACATGGGACCGCTCAAGCCGCGCTGCGCCAACGCCAACTACGCCACCTCCGGGGCTTTGAGTCCGCTGTTCAACGACCCCTTTTTCCGGACCATCGGCCTGGGAACGAAAATTTTTCTCGGCGGCGGCACGGGCTGGGTGATCGGGGCCGGAACCCAGCACAACCCCAAACCGCAACGCACCGAACGCGGCCTGCCCCTGACCCCCTCCGGAACCCTGATGGTCAAGGGCGACCTCAAGGGCATGCAGGCCCGCTATCTGCGCGGGATCAGCTTCCTTGGCTACGGCTGCTCCCTGAACGTCGGGCTGGGCATTCCCATCCCGATCCTGGACGAGGAAATAGCCTGGTTCACCGGGGTCAGCGACGCGGACATCATGGTCCCCGTGGTGGACTACGGCCACGACTACCCCAACGGCGTGGCCCGGAACCACGGCCATGTCAGCTACGCCGAGCTGCGCTCCGGAACCATTCGCGTGAACGACCGGGATACGGCCACCGTGCCCCTGACCAGCTATACGCTGTCCCTGGAAATCGCCCAGACTCTCAAGCAGTGGATCGAAAAGGGCGCTTTCACCCTTGGCGAGCCCCAGGAGCGGATTCTCTCCGAGTGA
- a CDS encoding FmdB family zinc ribbon protein translates to MPIYEYRCQECQQIFEQWQKDYSEQDKSCPVCGSRSQRLISNTSFVLKGSGWYVTDYCKNAASSGGNGNKTESTETKTDAPTKEVTPKSAEPAPSTSGSSAPAAD, encoded by the coding sequence ATGCCTATATATGAGTATCGCTGTCAGGAGTGTCAGCAGATCTTCGAGCAGTGGCAGAAGGATTACAGCGAACAGGATAAATCCTGTCCTGTCTGTGGCAGCCGATCCCAGCGTCTGATTTCCAACACATCCTTTGTTTTGAAGGGATCGGGCTGGTATGTCACGGATTACTGTAAGAACGCGGCGTCTTCCGGAGGCAACGGCAACAAGACGGAGAGCACGGAAACCAAGACGGATGCGCCGACCAAGGAAGTTACGCCTAAGTCAGCGGAGCCCGCGCCCTCGACGTCCGGTTCCAGCGCTCCCGCCGCCGACTAA
- the purB gene encoding adenylosuccinate lyase, translating to MIERYTRPEMGRLWTLEARFQAWLEVELAVCEGWHNLGLIPAEDMRNIRERAGFDLERILEIEERTRHDVIAFLTAVEEKTGPSARYIHLGCTSSDIVDTANALLLVRAGGIIAAGLDRLLEVLRAASERYKLLPAMGRTHGIHAEPITLGLKFAGFYAEFDRHRRRWRDAVENIRFGKISGAVGTYAHLEPRLEALACQRLGLNVDPISTQIIQRDRHAQYFTTLAIIAGGIERLCVELRHLQRTEVRELEEGFGKGQKGSSAMPHKKNPISAENLTGLARLLRGNAQAALENMALWHERDISHSSVERVIMPDSTILMDYMLHRLTGLLSGIRVHEDNVARNLGASQGLFFSQRILLALVENGSQRQEAYELVQGLAMRAWEEKTPFEDLVRGSDGVTSRLSSETLDDLFDLNYFFRHVDLIYDRVFV from the coding sequence ATGATTGAGCGTTACACCCGCCCGGAAATGGGGCGGCTTTGGACTCTGGAGGCGCGCTTCCAGGCTTGGCTGGAGGTGGAGCTGGCCGTTTGCGAGGGATGGCACAATCTTGGTCTCATCCCGGCTGAAGACATGCGCAATATCCGGGAGCGCGCCGGTTTCGACCTGGAACGTATCCTGGAGATCGAGGAGCGCACCCGGCACGACGTGATCGCTTTTCTCACCGCGGTGGAGGAGAAGACCGGTCCTTCGGCCAGATATATCCACCTGGGATGCACGTCGTCGGACATCGTGGACACGGCCAACGCCCTGCTTCTGGTGCGGGCCGGAGGGATCATCGCCGCCGGTCTGGACCGGCTCCTGGAAGTTCTGCGCGCCGCGTCGGAACGGTACAAACTGCTTCCGGCCATGGGCCGCACCCACGGCATTCACGCCGAACCCATCACCCTGGGGCTGAAGTTCGCCGGGTTTTACGCCGAGTTCGACCGCCATCGCAGGCGATGGCGCGACGCCGTGGAAAACATCCGCTTCGGCAAGATCTCCGGGGCCGTGGGCACCTACGCCCATCTGGAACCGCGCTTGGAGGCCCTGGCGTGCCAACGGTTGGGGTTGAACGTGGACCCCATCTCCACGCAGATCATCCAGCGCGACCGTCACGCCCAGTATTTCACCACCCTGGCCATTATTGCCGGCGGCATCGAGCGGCTGTGCGTGGAACTGCGGCACTTACAGCGCACCGAGGTCCGGGAATTGGAGGAGGGCTTCGGCAAGGGCCAAAAAGGCTCGTCGGCCATGCCGCACAAAAAGAACCCCATTTCCGCGGAAAACCTGACCGGTCTGGCCCGGCTGTTGCGGGGCAACGCCCAGGCCGCCCTGGAGAACATGGCCCTCTGGCACGAGCGGGACATCAGCCATTCCTCGGTGGAGCGGGTGATCATGCCGGATTCCACCATCCTCATGGACTACATGCTGCACCGGCTCACCGGGCTGCTTTCCGGAATTCGGGTGCATGAAGACAATGTCGCGCGGAATCTGGGGGCTTCCCAGGGCCTTTTCTTTTCCCAGCGCATCCTTTTGGCGTTGGTGGAAAATGGGTCGCAGCGCCAGGAGGCTTACGAACTGGTTCAGGGCTTGGCCATGCGGGCTTGGGAAGAGAAAACGCCCTTTGAGGACTTGGTCCGAGGCAGCGACGGAGTCACATCCCGGCTTTCGTCGGAAACCTTGGACGACCTCTTTGACCTGAACTACTTTTTTCGGCATGTAGACCTCATTTATGATCGAGTCTTTGTTTAG
- a CDS encoding 2-oxoacid:acceptor oxidoreductase family protein produces the protein MKNPQEIQRFELRLSGLGGQGILTLGKVLGAGLALEEGYFVAQTQSYGPEARGGASRSDLVISSQPISYPKPEQLDLLVALSQEACNQYYRHLKPGGYLLVDDSLVKQTPTNIYWGLPFTTLAKDKLGMAQAANMVLLGALAHLVPFVLPRAMKKGLETSLNPRFLESNLKAFQLGLTQAKKKYPDVQSQWTSS, from the coding sequence ATGAAGAACCCTCAAGAAATCCAACGTTTTGAGTTGCGGCTTTCCGGCCTGGGCGGACAGGGCATTCTGACCCTGGGCAAGGTTCTGGGTGCCGGACTGGCCCTGGAAGAAGGGTATTTCGTGGCCCAGACCCAGAGCTACGGCCCCGAGGCCCGGGGCGGGGCCAGCCGCTCGGACCTGGTGATCAGCTCCCAGCCCATAAGCTACCCCAAGCCGGAACAGCTCGACCTGCTGGTGGCGCTCAGCCAGGAAGCCTGCAACCAGTATTACCGCCACCTCAAACCGGGCGGCTATCTTCTGGTGGACGACTCCCTGGTCAAGCAGACCCCGACCAACATCTACTGGGGCCTGCCCTTCACCACCCTGGCCAAGGACAAACTGGGCATGGCCCAGGCAGCGAACATGGTTCTTTTGGGGGCCCTGGCCCATCTGGTGCCCTTCGTGCTTCCCCGGGCCATGAAGAAAGGGTTGGAAACCAGTTTGAACCCCAGGTTTCTGGAGTCGAATCTGAAGGCGTTCCAGCTCGGGTTGACCCAGGCCAAAAAGAAATACCCCGACGTGCAGTCCCAATGGACATCCTCCTAA
- a CDS encoding adenine nucleotide alpha-hydrolase family protein — MTDSSLKAKLQVLRVHLETLQPGLIAVSGGVDSRFLMHVSRLRNLDFQAVHAVGPHQSPLEQDQTRTLLQARNVTPRIVRFDPLGQPEVRSNSRQRCYWCKKALFSNFLELAFTESPRSLLDGTHLDDLAVHRPGQKALQELGVHSPLAQAGLTKADIRQAAAWLGLEAPDQPSRACLLTRFPYDRQVTTADLEAVGRVEDGLSVLGLSRFRFRVTGRERNMLQIHPDESHVLRDQEAYLRDLVVAAGLGPFELAITSRLSGYFDSPAESIAHF, encoded by the coding sequence GTGACCGACTCTTCCTTGAAGGCCAAGCTCCAAGTCCTGCGCGTCCATCTGGAGACCTTGCAGCCGGGCCTGATCGCGGTGTCCGGCGGCGTGGACAGTCGGTTTCTGATGCATGTTTCCCGGCTCAGGAACCTGGATTTCCAGGCCGTCCACGCCGTGGGGCCGCACCAGTCCCCCCTGGAACAAGACCAGACCAGGACCTTGCTCCAGGCCCGGAACGTCACCCCGCGCATCGTCCGGTTCGATCCGCTCGGTCAGCCTGAAGTCCGGAGTAACTCCCGTCAGCGATGCTATTGGTGCAAGAAGGCGCTGTTTTCGAATTTTCTGGAGCTGGCCTTCACTGAATCGCCGCGATCACTTTTGGACGGAACTCATCTCGACGACCTGGCGGTCCATCGTCCCGGCCAAAAGGCGCTTCAGGAACTGGGCGTACACAGCCCGTTGGCCCAGGCGGGTCTGACCAAGGCCGACATCCGCCAAGCCGCGGCGTGGCTCGGCCTCGAAGCACCGGATCAGCCCTCCCGGGCCTGTCTGCTGACTCGGTTTCCGTATGACCGCCAGGTGACGACCGCGGATCTGGAGGCGGTGGGGCGGGTGGAAGACGGTCTTTCTGTCTTGGGCCTGAGCCGGTTTCGTTTTCGGGTCACGGGACGCGAACGCAACATGTTGCAGATTCATCCAGACGAGAGCCATGTGTTGCGCGACCAGGAGGCGTATCTGCGAGACCTGGTCGTCGCGGCGGGGCTTGGCCCTTTCGAGCTTGCGATTACATCACGGCTTTCCGGCTATTTCGACTCCCCCGCCGAATCTATAGCCCACTTCTGA
- the surE gene encoding 5'/3'-nucleotidase SurE, translating to MDILLTNDDGIYALGLRAMYRALRRAGHTVHVVAPLTEQSAVGHAITLSLPLKIKHLREPDFQGVGVTGTPVDCAKLALSSLLDAPPDVLISGINNGANVGVDILYSGTVSAATEGALAGLPSLAVSMDNFHPANLDDQADYTVRLVQDMDWAALPSRCLLNLNFPDRDLREVLGLRCCPQTQAVYHDRHDHRVDPRGVGYYWLHGEIPSGEVGQDTDRGLLTQGYITLTPLRFDFTDYETMDRLQRTLAAPTVSA from the coding sequence ATGGACATCCTCCTAACCAACGACGACGGGATTTACGCCCTGGGGCTGCGGGCCATGTACCGGGCCCTGCGCCGGGCCGGGCATACGGTGCACGTGGTCGCCCCGCTGACCGAACAGTCCGCGGTGGGGCACGCCATTACCCTGAGCCTGCCGTTGAAGATCAAGCATCTTCGGGAGCCGGACTTTCAGGGCGTCGGAGTGACCGGCACCCCGGTGGACTGCGCCAAGCTGGCCCTGAGTTCGCTGCTGGACGCACCTCCGGACGTCCTGATTTCCGGCATCAACAACGGGGCCAACGTGGGCGTGGACATCCTCTATTCCGGCACGGTCTCCGCGGCCACGGAAGGAGCCCTGGCCGGTCTGCCTTCCCTGGCCGTGTCCATGGACAACTTCCATCCCGCGAACCTGGACGACCAGGCGGATTACACGGTGCGTCTGGTTCAGGACATGGACTGGGCCGCGCTGCCTTCCCGCTGCCTGCTGAACCTGAACTTTCCGGATCGCGATCTGCGCGAGGTCCTGGGATTGCGCTGCTGCCCTCAAACCCAGGCCGTGTATCACGACAGGCACGATCACCGGGTCGACCCTCGCGGAGTGGGCTACTACTGGCTGCACGGGGAGATCCCGTCCGGCGAAGTCGGCCAGGACACGGACCGCGGCCTGCTCACCCAGGGCTATATCACCCTGACCCCGCTGCGTTTCGATTTCACGGACTACGAAACCATGGATCGGCTCCAGCGCACCCTTGCAGCGCCAACCGTGTCTGCCTGA
- a CDS encoding 2-oxoacid:ferredoxin oxidoreductase subunit beta, with protein sequence MAEVTQLIHHYLRHNKRFPHVLCPGCGHGIVLGSLVRCVHQLGLTKDEVVLVAGIGCSGRIAVYVDFNTVHTTHGRALTFATGIKMANPKLKVIAVMGDGDALSIGGNHFLHAARRNIGVTALILNNNIYGMTGGQSSSTTAENCYSTTSPYGQQEQSFDIVNLAKAAGAPYVARSTVLHVKLLDRILTTALERPGFNLVEVLTPCHTQFGRKNKFKTNVEMYQWYKKNATPIEALDKLSEAERAKRTPIGIFVEENRPSLEERHAAIKARLTDGAPS encoded by the coding sequence ATGGCAGAAGTTACCCAACTGATTCATCACTATCTGCGGCACAACAAGCGCTTCCCGCACGTCTTGTGCCCCGGATGCGGTCACGGGATCGTGCTCGGCTCCCTGGTGCGCTGCGTGCATCAGCTCGGCCTGACCAAGGACGAAGTGGTGCTGGTGGCCGGGATCGGCTGTTCCGGGCGGATCGCGGTTTATGTGGACTTCAATACCGTGCATACCACCCACGGACGGGCCCTGACCTTCGCCACCGGGATCAAGATGGCCAACCCGAAGCTGAAGGTCATCGCGGTGATGGGCGACGGCGACGCGCTGTCCATCGGCGGCAACCATTTCCTGCATGCGGCCCGGCGAAACATCGGCGTGACCGCTCTGATCCTGAACAACAACATCTACGGGATGACCGGGGGCCAGAGTTCCTCCACCACGGCGGAGAACTGCTATTCCACGACCAGCCCCTATGGGCAGCAGGAACAGTCCTTCGACATCGTCAATCTGGCCAAGGCCGCCGGCGCGCCGTACGTGGCCCGCAGCACCGTGCTGCACGTCAAGCTGCTGGACCGGATTCTGACCACGGCCCTGGAGCGGCCCGGATTCAACCTGGTGGAGGTGCTCACCCCCTGCCACACCCAGTTCGGGCGCAAGAACAAGTTCAAAACCAACGTGGAAATGTACCAGTGGTACAAGAAGAACGCCACGCCCATCGAAGCCCTGGACAAGCTTTCCGAGGCGGAGCGGGCCAAGCGCACGCCCATCGGAATCTTCGTCGAAGAGAACCGGCCTTCCCTGGAGGAACGCCATGCCGCGATCAAGGCCCGCCTGACGGACGGAGCGCCATCATGA